Genomic window (Drosophila albomicans strain 15112-1751.03 chromosome X, ASM965048v2, whole genome shotgun sequence):
CGGAGCGACAAGCCGCCGGCTTCATTCTCCACttgccttctctctctctgtctctcttggtctcgctctctgtctgtctctgcgCGAGGCGGAGCTTGCTGTGCGGCCAATGAGCGTGCGCCGCTCACATAGATACTCTGCAGCGCGAGATACTCACTTAcagatacagacacacactttgagatactttcACATGGACTGCGATTAGTcagcgttgctgttgcttgattctctttctgttgctttgcttcttgcttttttatttttcttcttttgtttttttttttttgcagtatcttaaagatattttttgtgctgctgcagcttggCACGAGACTGAGCGACAATGACACGGCCGCTGTCACGTGACACTTTGACAGttgcatctgtatctgcatcgGCATCTGTGTAGCTGCGTATCTGAGTATCTGAGTAtctgtgtatttgtatctgtagctgatgctgctgctgcagctgtatCTGCATTTGCATCTGCGctcgtgtctgtgtgtgcagTTTTTTATCTGAGCCAACTGCATTTGTGGGTGTAATTCATGAGATTACCATTCATGAGATGgcggacacacacacacatacaaagagttgcacttttttttcccTGTTTTTTGCGCAAACATCGTTTTTTGctctcggtgtgtgtgtgtgtgttggccgAGCGTTTTATCTGCCAAAGCTGTAAATATCCGCGAGATTTACAACGCTGACGACGCCGGAccgacaacaacgacgtcgtcgtcgtcgttgttgcgtATCTTTTCATATGAATCGGTATCGGTATCGCTTGCCAGGCATTCGACAGCACGACAAGAAGACAACACAACAACGACTCCGAGTCGCAATAACGCATAACGAAACGCAACCGTAGAAACGCGCAGCTAATCCCGGCCAGAGCCAGATATCGGACTGATGCGGCTGTTATcgatgcagatacagatacagataccgATACAGATACAATATCTGGCCGCTACGTGCTCGCGCTTTCGATTCAACGCAATATAACAcgctgccaaaaaaaaaagaaataaaacaaatacaaatacaaatacaaaaaagttcGTGTTGTGCTCCACTTGCAGCCCATTGTTGCCACACGGCGCTGTCAACGTAACTCACAATTGAATTGTTCCTTTGTCTTCAGTGTCGTTTGTTGTGCGTCCCACTCGCAACCTCCAGTCTCTTCCTCCGTTCCTCCCCCCCTCTTCTCCACTTTCGTTGTCGATGCCATTTCCGATTTGGCATCTTCAAAGTCGCGTAATTGGCATACGCCTTTGAGGTCACGGCCAAGCTTCGTCGCTTGCGTTTCGTTTGTAGTTAACCGCCCAGCGATCGCAGCTCCCAAGACGATCCCAACCAGACCGACAGTCGTCAGTTGTCAGCAGTTTGTGAGAGTTGTCCTGCTTCCACCTCCCCCCACCCACTTGTATATCCATAATGTTGGTCCCGCCGGACATGTTGGCCGCCCAGACGCGCATCATTTACCAGATGAATCGCTTTTGTGCCGAACGCGTCCAGGCGCGCATCTTCAAAACGGCGACGGCCATTCGCGAGATCTGCAAGATCGTTCAGGACATACTCAAGGAGGTCGAGCTGCAGGAGCCGCGCTTCATCTCCAGCCTCGTCGAGTGCAATGGCAGGTGAGTAGAGCAAGCGGTATGgaaagaataatataaatgcgAACATCAATAAAGGGAAGGGGAATGTTTTATAAGTTCTTAAagttacaaatgaaattaataggAATAGCTATAAATAAAGTTCtactaaattcatttaaaaccTAGCatgcaatataaaataaagcaatattcttatttataaactaaattcgaaatgaaattaaatcaaatttatcaAGGTTTTTGAAACACgtaaaagaaatacaatttgcaaaaaaacttcattgcagttttattttttgtgtattgatTGCATTCTTGCttgcaattaaaactaaattttgaaataagatAAATGGGATGTTATGGGAATAGATAACATTCAAGCTAGATTCTTAAAGAGAAAAATTGAAGTAAAGaacttcatatttatttattatttttggcaaatttataagtaaatccaactattttatataaattcgaATATCATAAAGGggaatatgaattaataaattacaatacctttcaatttttcagcagcattttatattctttgtttGCATTCTCTATGTGTcccatatattattttaaagctagatatctacatacatactttattttaaatattgttaagtATAATgctacaaatttataaattcttcaAACTTTATTACcatattattgaaatgaacAGAACTCTCAAAGATACgactaataaatttgttacaaaattatatagaatGCAACTTTTAGTTTAAACATGCTTCATAATATTTGGCATTCGTTAAAgctgcaataaatttataaaatcttCAAGTTCTGATTTATTTGTTGGTTGATACAATAATCAAGCTGTTCCTCTAAGCGTCAAAACTCCAAGCTACACCTCAACCATTAAACtatcaattacatttttacaGCTTGATAAAATCTTGGACTAAAATCATTGCGACTTAAAATTAACTCACTAATAGAATCACGAACTGCAGTCTAGGTGATcgattaaaacatttatttgacAGATTTGAGTTCTACAATTTTATGAAGTTTTCTTTTAACTTGtcagtattatttaattaaacttgctttattcattcattaaatgTTCTTAGTAAGTAAGGTCAGAGTTTTTTTCAAACTAGGTTGacgtatattaataaattattctatgcgagaatattaattaaacatttttctcaATGGTGAATCAATGAATCAACTTACATtacagaatttaaaatatgtaaactcaaaatgtaaaaattgcaataagaaagcaaaaatttaCTCTTACTACTAGATTTTTACATCCTTCAATTGCTTGGATGTGAAATTTCCAGTcgaattgttttcttttctcttcaaAATCCTTGAATTGAATCCGACCAGCTGTGATTCTCAATTGATTTTATCAGACTCAAGTTGAGGTGTAATAATTATTCAGCAGCTCAAAATATTTGCCTGGTGGCGAGTGTCATTGCCACACGATGTTGCGATCGATATGAGGCGATCTTGACAGCAATGACGTTGCATGTTTCGCAGAGGTGAATTGatctgttgctgccacaagaCGAGCAAGTAAGACTACATAAGTAAGGGCCACACAGTGTGGCACAGCGATGACAGACAGCAGTCGACTGAATTACGCCGATCCAATTGCCACTAAGATCAAACGCGATCGATTGCCTTCGACTAATCCGATGTTGTTGATTCTTTTTGTTATCGTTTGGTTGCTTTAGGTTCGAGGGCGTGGAGGTAATCTCACCGAATGAGTTCGAGATTGTGCTCTACCTCAATCAGATGGGCGTCTTCAATTTCGTCGATGACGGCACTCTGCCCGGCTGTGCGGTGCTCAAGCTGAGCGACGGACGCAAGCGATCCATGTCATTGTGGGTGGAGTTCATCACGGCCTCCGGTTATCTGTCGTCGCGCAAGATACGCGCACGCTTCCAGACGCTGGTGGCTCAGGCGTGCGATAAGAGCATCTATCGGGATATGGTGAAGATGATTGGCGACACCAGCGAGGTGAAGTTGCGGATACGCGAACGCTTTGTGGTCCAAATAACGCCGGCATTCAAATGCTCGGGCATCTGGCCGCGATCGGCGGCCCATTGGCCGATGCCGCACATCCCGTGGCCGCATCCGAATATCGTGGCCGAGGTCAAGACGGAGGGCTTTGATCTGCTGTCAAAGGAGAGCATCGTTATgcagaacaagaacaacaacaatgcggcCAGCATGGAGGGCGATGCTTGGGTGCTCAGTTTCTTTGAGGCCGAGAATCGTCTGTTGCAAGGTACGTGAACGAACGAATGAACGGTAGCTTAGTACAGTAGACACTCGCAAAGTGTAACAACTTAGTTTTGAATCTAATTTTGaacttacttatttttattttcatacatTCTTTAttcctttaatttaattacttcaATTCTTATTTTAGGGAACTTGGaaattttcgaatttctagttttaaaatgaattattcttttatttttaattcaatttaaatttgtcgAAGATTCACCTTTTTGGAAGCTCTTATTTTtgattcaaatttcaaatacattctctgtttaatgtattttcaaaacaatattaacaaaacacaaatgcaCTGAACTATTCAGGGAAATATAGTatgatttgcatttctttaaatatgtgCAACACAACATAAAGTTTAGTTGCAATTTCAGATAGATTAACAAATTCTGATTTCTAATTTCAttcaacttttctttttaaaactTCAATTCATCATTTCATTAAAGTTTGAATTTCTGAATATTCTTATTTctgatttattttaacattttattgatgTGTTAATTTCTCTTCAATTATTTAGattcaatgcaattttttaaaagattGAACTTATAGCAAcctatttcaatttcaaattttattatactttattcttatttgaaataaatctaatttccaataattaatataccaaaaaatactaaaaatgcaTACCGAAGGCTACGTTTGgtacattaatatactactacattgttatttactttaataaaaacgATGCAATAGATATAGTTTGTAAGTTTAAACTTGTTATCTTAAATATCTCTCAAAATATTTTGGGGTATGCAAATTTGTGAGCTTCTACTGTACTTAGTAGATTCTATTGCACACAGACTACTGACTACTgactcttgttgctgttgttatctTCAAAGGTGGCTGCCGTCGTCGGTGCCTGAGCATACTGAAGACGCTGCGTGATCGGCACTTGGAGCTGCCCGGCAATCCGATCACCGCCTATCACCTGAAGAATCTGTTGCTCTACGAGTGCGAGAAGCATCCGCGTGACTTTGAGTGGGACGAGAGTTGCATTGCGGATCGTTTGAATGGCATCTTTCTGCAGTTAATCTCGTGCCTGCAATATCGACGCTGTCCCCACTATTTTCTGCCCAGTCTCGACATGTTCAAGGGCAAATCGCCCAGCGCCTTGGAGCAGGCGGCCAAGCAAGTCTGGCGTTTGACTCGTGAGATGCTCACGAATGCGAATGCCTTTGAGAAATTGTAAATGCCGtggccagagagagagagagagagtgagagagcgcaaaaacaaacaaataaagcaGCAGAGAGAACGTTAGCAAAAGAGAgtgccatgtgtgtgtgtgtgtgagagagagcgtgtgtaagtgttttttgtttgtatgaGTCAAGGTGCTAAATTTTCATTGTCACTGCGCGGCGGCGTCGATTGCGTTGATCTGATAAAGCAACTCTGCCTTCAGTGGCTGCCATTTGTGTGCCATGAGTAAGTTAGtaagtgtgtgcgagtgtgcgtgtgtgtgtgtgtgtgcatagcaacaacaatagcgaaCAGCGAAACCCGAAGTGTTAATGCAAAGATGCGAGATAAGCCGCACATTGCCATTGCCCACTCCTCAAATCCAGCAGAAAATctcgcaaaaacaaaacttctactgctgttgttgctgttgttgttgttgttgcttcggGCTCCTCTTTGCGCTGCCATTCCCTTGTGCATGCCTCGCTGCTTATCCAGcgaatattgtttttaataactCTCCGCTTTCGACATgtgctcactctctctccttctccctTTCGCTCTGCCTGTGCTTTATGGcaaaacaatggcaacagcaacaacaacaacaagcgcaacaacagcagcagcaagcgaaacaaaagcaaagcggaaaacaaaacaaattcagcaaaaaatcaaaactaagcaacaacaacaagaagaacaaacaaaaaacaaaaagaacattGGCGGCTTTCTTTGCATGTCCGCTCAACTGTGAGAGATGATTgccagagtgagagagagagcgagagagtaaATTGAGTACTTTACACAGTTAAGTACTCATTGTAGGTAATAAATACCCCAGCATGGGAAATCGTATACGATacaactaaatattaaaattacacACATATGAGCTACCttgcatacatatttgtatgtgGACTTTATTCATTTGTTCTTCGTGAATCCCgaattaaaagcaattgaaaatatttcgaaaatacTTTTCCGCCCCCTTAAGAAATGTGTATTAATTTCTAGGTtcgaaaattaaatgttaaatgttccCAAATTTTTCAACTTCTTggttttattcatatttttttgttttatataaaattaagattGTATTTAGATTGCTTAAGAAACAGttgaatgcaataaattttaaaacagcCCAAGGCAATTAAAAAAGCTACTCTCGGGGATTTTAATTCGGAAATTTTGATAATATTctatgtttaaatatattatttatataaattgaattcgaaCTGTtgatatttacatttaaaatgtcttAATCGTCTTATATATTAATGTATGAcatgaatttgaatattataatgtAAGCGaactttgaaaatattgtatagTAAAGCatataagatttatttttaaattcttagaCAGTCAGAATTGGCAAGCACAATTCgaataacattttttgaaatatttaaattgccagAAATCTATTTTAAAAGCGTTTAAATTAGCGAAAAATGAGTCAAGCCTTTTAGGGTAGCGATAACTTAGAAACTTTTAAAGATCGTATTAAGAATAGTATGAAAGTCAGTAACAATTTGACTAAAAAAATTAGATAtgaagaaaagcaaaattaaaagaaatctatcaaaattatttccaaataataataattgtttgtgcaatttgcgatacaatattttatggaATGTAGAAAACTTTAAGGTAGATAAATGCACTAGAACTGAAAACTAAGGAAAAGATTCGAGATCgcacttaaaaaatatattcgcATTTACTCCAGAAATGACATTAAGTGCATTTCCGGCAAAAGGGATCCATGGCAATGGATTGGCAAGCATGTCATCGATGGGATCGTGATCAAAATGAGGCTCATTAAAAGTGACTGTGGTTGCTCTGCACAGATACAAAGAGAGCtatagagaaagagacagagacagagagagagagagagagagagagagagagaaagaaggagCGAGAGGAGACGGTGAGTTAATGTTATGAGTATTGAGGACATTGTCGGATCGCcgaaaaagaatttatttgttgctcttaggacagagacagagacttCGAATGGGagttggaattggaattggagttGACGCTGGAGACTTTGGAGACATTGGAGACCGTGtaagcagctgcagcgacaACTGAGCATCATTTTTATGACCCTTATTTATGGTTATGTGCTCTCGCTTCCAAATGGggtccaaaacaaaaacaacaaaaagcgaatGAGAAAAAAAGTTTCAGCGAATTGTAATCGATATTTTGTGTTGCTCGCTTTGCCAAGCGATTCTCCAAAAACCGCTGACAAAAGATGTAATGCGATTGCAAGAGAGTGGAGGAGGGGCAACAAGATGGAGGAGAGGGTGAGAGGGTGAGAGCACAAAAAGGAATGCGATagccaaaataacaaattatgcTCAAACACGCAGGATCATATTACACAGTACCTTAGACACAAGAATCctgcagcagtggcagcatcATCAAAAACGCCCAACTCATTCACAACTGCGTAGTGAAGTGGAGAGGGCGTGGCAGTGGAGGAGGCAGAGAGGAGGGGAGGCAGCTTGGGAACAGCAGCATCAGGTGACGGGCAAAGTGCGCAACGTGGCAACCAGCAAACGTGGCACGTGGCACGTGGCCACATCCCATCCCATAAGCATGACCTccagctctcgctctctctctctctctctctctctctttcgctcgctcGCCATGTGGACCATGTGAATTACCGCAAGCTGCACGCCCTCGGCTGCTGATAAGGCACGTTTTCTGCCAAG
Coding sequences:
- the LOC117577760 gene encoding protein mab-21-like, giving the protein MLVPPDMLAAQTRIIYQMNRFCAERVQARIFKTATAIREICKIVQDILKEVELQEPRFISSLVECNGRFEGVEVISPNEFEIVLYLNQMGVFNFVDDGTLPGCAVLKLSDGRKRSMSLWVEFITASGYLSSRKIRARFQTLVAQACDKSIYRDMVKMIGDTSEVKLRIRERFVVQITPAFKCSGIWPRSAAHWPMPHIPWPHPNIVAEVKTEGFDLLSKESIVMQNKNNNNAASMEGDAWVLSFFEAENRLLQGGCRRRCLSILKTLRDRHLELPGNPITAYHLKNLLLYECEKHPRDFEWDESCIADRLNGIFLQLISCLQYRRCPHYFLPSLDMFKGKSPSALEQAAKQVWRLTREMLTNANAFEKL